A part of Jiangella alba genomic DNA contains:
- a CDS encoding sensor histidine kinase, producing MRSTVVIQLTVVLGIVAAVAAMVVVNAQRETREAAGDRSLSVARAIATAPSVISAFGSDDPSAHLQPYAEQVRAGADVDFITIMSPDRVRYTHPDPAQIGGTFLGNVGDAPSGGTLRETFSGTLGPSVRAVVPVRSGPDGGAVVGLVAVGVTIENVGERVAEQVPWIVLTALAAALLGVAGSVVIGRRLHRVTGGMGPAEVTRTLAYYASVLHAIREGLLILDEHGRVVLANDEAIRLLGLPRPLPPDLTLDDVDLSPGVVHALTGEGSTVDELVLTDERVIVVSRMPARTDDSAAGRGRSGAVVTMRDHTELERLARELDSATSFSDALRAHAHESANRLHAVVSLLELGRSDAALELATTELATTQALADRVVAAIDEPVLAALLLGKIAQADERGVALTIEAAGSAQEAGVAARDLVTVVGNLVDNAVDAASAGPSPRWVHVALDATEGLVVEVGDSGAGVDSADRDRVFDRGWSTKDGAGAHQGLGLALVAQVVRRLDGEIELAGDDGATLFRVTLPAAAVAEPA from the coding sequence GTGCGCAGCACGGTCGTCATCCAGTTGACGGTCGTGCTGGGCATCGTCGCGGCCGTCGCGGCGATGGTGGTGGTGAACGCCCAGCGCGAGACCCGTGAGGCGGCGGGCGACCGGTCGCTGTCGGTGGCGCGGGCCATCGCCACGGCGCCGTCGGTCATCTCGGCGTTCGGCTCCGACGATCCCAGCGCGCACCTGCAGCCGTATGCCGAGCAGGTCCGGGCCGGCGCCGACGTCGACTTCATCACGATCATGTCGCCCGACCGCGTCCGCTACACCCATCCGGACCCGGCTCAGATCGGCGGCACCTTCCTCGGCAACGTCGGCGACGCGCCGTCCGGTGGCACGCTGCGCGAGACGTTCTCCGGCACGCTCGGCCCGTCGGTGCGCGCCGTCGTGCCGGTGCGCTCCGGCCCCGACGGCGGCGCGGTGGTCGGGCTGGTCGCCGTCGGCGTCACCATCGAGAACGTCGGCGAGCGGGTGGCCGAGCAGGTGCCGTGGATCGTGCTGACGGCGCTGGCGGCGGCCCTGCTCGGCGTCGCCGGGTCGGTGGTGATCGGGCGCCGGCTGCACCGCGTCACCGGCGGCATGGGCCCGGCCGAGGTCACCCGCACGCTCGCGTACTACGCGTCGGTGCTGCACGCGATCCGGGAAGGGCTGCTGATCCTGGACGAGCACGGCCGCGTGGTGCTGGCCAACGACGAGGCGATCCGGCTGCTCGGGCTGCCCCGGCCGCTGCCGCCGGACCTCACCCTCGACGACGTCGACCTCTCGCCCGGCGTCGTCCACGCGCTGACCGGCGAGGGCAGCACCGTCGACGAGCTCGTGCTCACCGACGAGCGGGTCATCGTGGTGAGCCGCATGCCGGCCCGGACGGACGACTCCGCCGCGGGCCGCGGCCGCAGCGGCGCGGTGGTGACGATGCGCGACCACACCGAGCTGGAACGGCTGGCCCGCGAACTGGACTCCGCGACCAGCTTCTCCGACGCGCTGCGGGCGCACGCGCACGAGTCGGCGAACCGGCTGCACGCCGTCGTCTCGTTGCTGGAGCTGGGCCGCTCCGACGCCGCGCTGGAGCTGGCGACCACCGAGCTGGCCACCACGCAGGCGCTGGCCGACCGCGTCGTCGCCGCCATCGACGAGCCGGTGCTGGCGGCGCTGCTGCTCGGCAAGATCGCGCAAGCCGACGAGCGCGGCGTCGCGCTGACGATCGAGGCGGCCGGGTCGGCGCAGGAGGCCGGCGTGGCCGCACGCGACCTCGTCACGGTGGTCGGCAACCTGGTCGACAACGCCGTCGACGCCGCCAGTGCGGGGCCGTCGCCACGCTGGGTGCACGTCGCGCTCGACGCCACCGAAGGGCTGGTGGTCGAGGTCGGCGACTCCGGCGCGGGCGTCGACAGCGCCGACCGCGACCGCGTCTTCGACCGCGGCTGGTCGACGAAGGACGGCGCCGGCGCGCACCAGGGCCTGGGGCTGGCGCTGGTCGCACAGGTGGTGCGGCGCCTGGACGGCGAGATCGAGCTGGCCGGCGACGACGGCGCGACGCTGTTCCGGGTCACCCTGCCGGCGGCGGCCGTCGCGGAGCCGGCATGA
- a CDS encoding tartrate dehydrogenase: MTRTIAVIPGDGIGPEVVASARTVLDALDRRHGLDLGYETFDWSCRRYAETGAMMPADGLETLSRFDAILLGAVGWPGVPDHVSLWGLLIPIRRAFRQYVNLRPIRVFDGVGSPLRTAEPGAVDLVVVRENVEGEYSEIGGRLNRGFPDEFAVQESVFTRAGVTRIADYAFELARGRRGYVTSATKSNGIVHTLPFWDEVVAERAERFPDVRWDQEHIDALAAKIVLQPDRFDVVVASNLFGDILSDLAAAVAGSIGVAPSANIDPTGTHPSMFEPVHGSAPDIAGRGLANPVGTLWSCVLMLERLGHEKAAAELMTAITTTLRDPRTRTPDVGGSASTADVTAALVELVAGG, encoded by the coding sequence GTGACGCGGACGATCGCGGTGATCCCGGGCGACGGGATCGGCCCCGAGGTGGTCGCGTCGGCCCGGACGGTGCTGGACGCGCTGGACCGGCGGCACGGCCTGGACCTCGGCTACGAGACGTTCGACTGGTCCTGCCGCCGCTACGCGGAGACCGGCGCGATGATGCCGGCCGACGGCCTGGAGACACTGTCCCGGTTCGACGCGATCCTGCTCGGCGCCGTCGGCTGGCCGGGCGTGCCGGACCATGTGTCGCTGTGGGGTCTGCTGATCCCGATCCGCCGGGCCTTCCGGCAGTACGTCAACCTGCGCCCGATCCGGGTCTTCGACGGCGTCGGCAGCCCGCTGCGCACGGCCGAGCCCGGCGCCGTCGACCTCGTCGTCGTCCGCGAGAACGTCGAGGGCGAGTACAGCGAGATCGGCGGCCGGCTCAACCGCGGCTTCCCGGACGAGTTCGCCGTGCAGGAGTCGGTGTTCACCCGCGCCGGCGTCACCCGCATCGCCGACTACGCGTTCGAGCTGGCCCGCGGCCGCCGCGGCTACGTCACGTCGGCGACGAAGAGCAACGGCATCGTGCACACGCTGCCGTTCTGGGACGAGGTCGTCGCCGAGCGGGCCGAGCGGTTCCCGGACGTGCGCTGGGACCAGGAGCACATCGACGCGCTGGCGGCGAAGATCGTGCTGCAGCCGGACCGGTTCGACGTCGTCGTCGCGTCGAACCTGTTCGGCGACATCCTCAGCGACCTCGCGGCGGCCGTCGCGGGCAGCATCGGCGTGGCGCCGTCGGCGAACATCGACCCGACCGGCACGCACCCGTCGATGTTCGAGCCGGTGCACGGCTCGGCGCCGGACATCGCCGGCCGGGGCCTGGCCAACCCGGTCGGCACGCTGTGGTCGTGCGTGCTGATGCTGGAGCGGCTCGGGCACGAGAAGGCGGCGGCGGAGCTGATGACGGCCATCACGACGACGCTGCGCGATCCACGAACCCGCACGCCGGACGTCGGCGGCAGCGCGAGCACCGCCGACGTGACGGCCGCGCTCGTCGAGTTGGTGGCCGGCGGGTGA